From Meiothermus sp., a single genomic window includes:
- a CDS encoding penicillin acylase family protein has translation MRLVRLIGRLLLVLVGLILLAGAGGWFWLRGATLPQHTGRLALRGLSAPVEMNRTAEGVLHIKAQNDTDAFFALGVAHAQDRLWQMEFQRRVGAGRLSEVIGKATLDQDRFLRTWGFYRAAEQAYGGLSSYARAAVDAYVAGINAYLATHPPLPLEFRLLGFRPEPWKPADVLVWAKMMSYDLSGNWRGELQRLQWAAQGMSPERMAQLKPPYPADAPTVLQAEDLQLPPPPKPDGESARSLLTLATQLPRALHLPGEAMARASNNWVIGPSRTLSGKPLLANDPHLGLGAPSLWYLVHLEAPTYKAIGSSFPGLPAVVIGRNERIGWGVTTVGADVQDLYIMEEAPGGYRYRGQIEPWRIRTEVIKVKGEPDVTLRVRESRYGPVINDVVNNPGTRPLSLRWTSLDATDRTMEAFLGIARAQNFEQFKAALALYNAPSQNFVYADVDGNIGYMAPARFPIRRPGHSGLMPVPGDGNWDWQGYLPQDQWPQVYNPKEGFIVTANNKVTAPGYPHTISLEWEEPYRAQRIRELILAKDKLSLEDMVAMQQDITSLLYREFKPVLEVLNPLSENARQWKARLLAWDGAMRAEQVEPTVFQAWYTELSRLPSKEVGQEFWEQPRYLLAAMRQGDPACRTDDTQTCLDFAALALDKALDRLGNNPPRWGEIHQATFPHAILTNVSPLNRLADRAVPHGGDRYTINRASYNPSNFKMTVGSSYRHILDFSDLERSLFIHPMGQSGALLSRDYDSLLQKWARGQYLPMRMSETAFRTRQTLEPLR, from the coding sequence GTGCGCTTGGTACGTTTAATTGGACGTTTATTGCTGGTGTTGGTGGGTTTAATCCTACTTGCGGGCGCGGGGGGCTGGTTCTGGCTGCGCGGAGCCACCCTTCCCCAACATACGGGTAGGCTGGCCCTCCGAGGGCTCTCGGCGCCGGTCGAGATGAACCGTACCGCCGAGGGGGTGCTCCACATCAAGGCCCAGAACGATACCGACGCTTTTTTTGCCCTGGGGGTGGCCCATGCCCAGGATCGACTATGGCAGATGGAGTTTCAGCGCCGGGTGGGGGCCGGGCGGCTTTCCGAGGTGATCGGCAAGGCCACCCTGGATCAAGACCGCTTCTTGCGCACCTGGGGCTTCTACCGCGCTGCCGAGCAGGCCTATGGGGGATTATCTTCCTATGCCAGAGCCGCGGTAGATGCCTATGTAGCTGGCATCAATGCCTACTTGGCAACCCACCCACCCCTGCCCCTGGAGTTTCGCTTACTGGGCTTCAGGCCCGAGCCCTGGAAGCCCGCCGACGTACTGGTCTGGGCCAAGATGATGTCCTACGACCTCTCGGGCAACTGGCGCGGCGAACTGCAACGCCTGCAATGGGCGGCCCAGGGCATGTCGCCCGAGCGGATGGCCCAGCTCAAGCCACCCTACCCAGCCGATGCCCCCACGGTGCTGCAAGCCGAAGACCTGCAGCTACCTCCCCCACCCAAGCCCGATGGGGAGTCGGCCCGCTCTTTGCTCACCCTGGCAACTCAGCTACCCAGGGCGCTGCACCTGCCGGGCGAGGCCATGGCCCGGGCCTCTAACAACTGGGTGATCGGCCCCTCGCGCACCCTCAGCGGCAAACCCCTCCTGGCCAACGACCCCCACCTGGGGCTGGGGGCACCCTCGCTGTGGTATCTGGTACACCTGGAAGCCCCCACCTACAAGGCCATAGGCAGTAGCTTTCCGGGGCTTCCGGCGGTGGTGATTGGCCGCAACGAGCGCATCGGCTGGGGCGTGACCACCGTAGGGGCCGATGTGCAAGACCTTTACATCATGGAGGAAGCGCCGGGCGGCTACCGCTACCGGGGGCAGATAGAACCCTGGCGCATCCGCACCGAGGTGATCAAGGTCAAAGGCGAACCTGACGTGACCCTGCGGGTGCGGGAAAGCCGCTATGGACCGGTCATCAACGATGTGGTGAATAACCCCGGTACAAGGCCCCTGTCGCTGCGCTGGACCAGTTTGGATGCCACCGACCGCACCATGGAGGCTTTTTTGGGTATTGCCCGGGCGCAAAACTTCGAACAGTTCAAAGCGGCCCTGGCCCTGTACAACGCCCCCAGCCAGAACTTTGTCTATGCCGATGTGGACGGCAACATAGGCTATATGGCCCCGGCCCGCTTTCCCATCCGCAGGCCCGGCCACTCTGGCCTGATGCCGGTACCGGGGGATGGCAACTGGGACTGGCAGGGCTACCTGCCGCAAGACCAGTGGCCGCAGGTCTATAACCCCAAAGAAGGTTTCATTGTAACCGCGAACAACAAGGTGACTGCACCGGGCTACCCCCACACCATCTCGCTCGAGTGGGAGGAGCCCTACCGCGCCCAGCGCATCCGGGAGCTGATTCTGGCCAAGGACAAGCTCTCCCTAGAAGATATGGTGGCCATGCAGCAGGACATCACCAGCCTGCTCTACCGCGAGTTCAAGCCGGTGCTGGAGGTGCTCAACCCGCTCTCGGAAAACGCCCGGCAGTGGAAGGCCCGCTTGCTGGCCTGGGATGGGGCGATGCGGGCCGAGCAGGTGGAGCCCACGGTTTTTCAGGCCTGGTACACCGAGCTCTCGCGTCTGCCCAGCAAGGAGGTAGGGCAGGAGTTCTGGGAACAGCCCCGCTACCTGCTGGCCGCCATGCGCCAGGGCGACCCCGCCTGCCGAACCGACGACACCCAAACCTGCCTGGACTTTGCCGCGCTGGCCCTGGATAAAGCCCTGGATCGTCTGGGCAACAACCCCCCGCGCTGGGGCGAGATCCACCAGGCTACCTTTCCCCATGCCATCTTGACCAATGTTTCGCCCCTCAACCGCCTGGCCGACCGGGCCGTGCCGCACGGGGGCGACCGCTATACGATTAACCGTGCTTCTTATAACCCCAGCAACTTCAAAATGACGGTAGGCAGCAGCTACCGCCACATCCTGGACTTTTCCGACCTCGAGCGCTCCTTGTTCATCCACCCCATGGGCCAGTCGGGGGCGCTGCTCTCCCGCGACTACGATAGCCTCTTACAGAAGTGGGCCAGGGGTCAGTATCTGCCCATGCGTATGAGCGAGACCGCTTTTAGAACCCGCCAGACCCTCGAGCCCCTACGTTAG
- a CDS encoding GntR family transcriptional regulator has translation MWNLDLEDGPIYAQIVREVERMLARGQMKPGDKLPSARELAAALKVNPNTVIHAYSQLEIAGVAETRRGLGTFVRGDVNVEGIRLRILQEAALRFWSEVQNLGLSLQDAQKALQNLVSNGQRGAE, from the coding sequence TTGTGGAATCTGGATCTAGAAGACGGGCCGATTTATGCGCAGATTGTACGGGAGGTGGAGCGGATGCTGGCCAGAGGGCAGATGAAACCGGGCGATAAACTGCCCTCGGCGCGGGAGCTTGCAGCCGCTTTGAAGGTGAACCCCAACACGGTGATTCATGCGTACAGCCAGCTCGAGATCGCCGGGGTCGCCGAGACCCGGCGGGGCCTGGGGACGTTTGTGCGGGGGGATGTCAATGTAGAGGGCATCCGGCTGCGCATCTTGCAGGAGGCCGCACTCCGCTTTTGGTCCGAAGTACAAAACCTGGGCTTGAGCCTGCAAGACGCTCAGAAGGCCCTGCAAAATCTGGTTTCCAATGGCCAGCGGGGGGCAGAGTGA
- a CDS encoding ABC transporter ATP-binding protein — protein MLARLNGVTKRYGKTEGVHELSLELYAGQAVGLLGLNGSGKTTTLKLLAGMLFPTAGSVEVLGQSPRKIRGQIAYLSDADHLYPWMTPLEAERLMQGLYPDFNPARYRELLAFLEVPQQGYRAMSRGQRARLRLAMVLAREARLILLDEPLSGIDVISRDRILKSLVREWREEACLVLSTHEVSEAEGIFERVLLLKEGRLALDAQAEDLRAKGQSVKDAFIEVLA, from the coding sequence ATGTTGGCAAGGCTCAATGGCGTGACCAAGCGCTATGGCAAGACTGAAGGGGTACACGAACTGAGCCTCGAGCTCTATGCAGGGCAGGCGGTAGGGCTCTTGGGCCTGAACGGCTCGGGCAAGACCACCACCCTCAAGCTGCTGGCCGGGATGCTCTTCCCCACCGCCGGCTCGGTTGAGGTGCTGGGCCAAAGCCCGCGCAAAATTCGAGGCCAGATCGCCTACTTGTCGGACGCCGACCATCTGTACCCTTGGATGACCCCCCTCGAGGCCGAGCGCTTGATGCAAGGCCTGTACCCAGACTTCAACCCGGCCCGCTACCGCGAGTTGCTGGCCTTTCTGGAGGTGCCCCAGCAGGGCTATCGCGCGATGTCGCGGGGGCAGCGGGCGCGGCTGCGCTTGGCCATGGTGCTGGCCCGCGAGGCCCGGCTGATCCTGCTGGACGAACCCCTCTCGGGGATTGACGTCATTTCGCGGGATCGCATCCTCAAGAGCCTGGTGCGGGAGTGGCGCGAGGAAGCCTGTCTGGTGCTCTCGACCCACGAGGTGAGCGAGGCCGAGGGGATTTTTGAACGGGTGCTGCTCCTCAAGGAGGGCCGCCTGGCGCTTGATGCCCAGGCCGAAGACCTGCGGGCCAAAGGACAGAGCGTGAAGGATGCCTTTATCGAAGTGCTGGCCTGA
- a CDS encoding YIP1 family protein: MLEVLIQPTNFFRALAERKPNLVAPFFIVIAGTVTASLGQVLLVRLLPSFVPGGLAVQLVLALVGGVVFGMLLWGLGGLMIRLLAGPDSRAWEVYGWASVPALLVGLVLVPLGALFPITGDLSPLPPATDPEALRAWQREYQQVVGTASGTRVLQGLGIAGSLWSFWIIWSGLRVLAPSRALVATLGVAAVSLAFTLWGILAQR, encoded by the coding sequence ATGCTCGAGGTCTTGATACAACCCACGAACTTTTTTAGGGCGCTGGCTGAGCGCAAACCCAACCTGGTGGCTCCATTTTTTATCGTGATTGCAGGAACCGTGACGGCCTCGCTGGGACAGGTACTGCTGGTTCGGCTTTTGCCTAGTTTTGTGCCGGGGGGATTAGCGGTGCAGCTGGTGTTAGCGCTGGTGGGGGGGGTGGTGTTTGGCATGCTGCTGTGGGGGTTGGGGGGCCTGATGATTCGTCTGCTGGCCGGGCCGGATAGCCGGGCCTGGGAGGTGTATGGCTGGGCCTCGGTACCGGCTTTGCTGGTGGGGCTGGTGCTGGTGCCCCTGGGGGCCTTGTTTCCCATCACCGGCGATCTTTCCCCCCTGCCGCCGGCCACCGACCCCGAGGCCTTGCGAGCCTGGCAGCGCGAGTACCAGCAGGTGGTCGGGACAGCCAGCGGAACCCGCGTGCTGCAAGGGCTGGGCATTGCAGGTTCACTGTGGTCGTTCTGGATTATCTGGTCTGGCCTCAGGGTGCTGGCCCCCAGCCGGGCCCTTGTGGCCACTTTGGGCGTGGCGGCAGTTTCGCTAGCCTTCACGTTGTGGGGCATTCTGGCCCAGCGTTAG
- a CDS encoding efflux RND transporter periplasmic adaptor subunit — protein MKRWIWIGLVALSLGLTLFGLLRPRAEQGLAVTVARAEQGEFVREVRANGAVEARVYTLTFPRPGRVAEVRVKEGQTVQAGQVLAVLETTSEQAQLRSVREAILALQTRAQAALADYQSNRTRLQNQLAEVRRNLRIAEELLRVGGVARSEVERLERQEADLLAQLASLDQAHTSTQRDLRAQLQARQTELATLERTLAQSSLRAPVAGTISSVGYLVGVETTAPSTGATLSTPSIRLVEAGSLRVQARLSEADVPWVRPGQPVRLELDAAPGQPLVGKVDRLGVQAEVAGSGGSAVLPVFIRFLDEKAEALARPGLTVTARITTLRLPSALKVPLETLVEDGGKTFVWQVDETTRTVRKQPIVVRARNLTHAAVEGLAPGSILVSLPPDTLKEGQKVSYRLPGQEARP, from the coding sequence ATGAAACGCTGGATTTGGATCGGGCTGGTGGCCCTCTCGCTGGGCCTGACCCTCTTTGGGCTGCTGCGCCCCAGGGCCGAGCAGGGCCTGGCCGTCACGGTGGCGCGGGCCGAACAAGGCGAGTTTGTGCGGGAAGTGCGGGCAAACGGCGCAGTGGAGGCGCGGGTTTATACCCTCACCTTTCCCAGGCCGGGCCGGGTAGCCGAGGTACGGGTCAAAGAGGGGCAAACCGTACAGGCCGGACAGGTGTTGGCGGTGCTCGAGACCACCAGCGAACAGGCCCAGCTGCGCTCGGTGCGGGAGGCCATCCTGGCCTTGCAGACCCGCGCCCAGGCCGCCCTGGCCGATTACCAGAGCAACCGCACCCGCCTGCAAAACCAACTGGCTGAGGTCAGGCGTAACCTGCGCATCGCCGAGGAACTGTTGCGGGTGGGTGGAGTCGCCCGAAGTGAGGTGGAACGCCTAGAGCGCCAGGAAGCCGACCTTTTGGCCCAGCTCGCCAGCCTGGATCAGGCCCACACCAGCACCCAGCGCGACCTACGGGCCCAGCTTCAGGCCCGCCAGACCGAGTTGGCTACCCTCGAGCGCACCCTCGCCCAGTCCAGCTTGCGGGCGCCGGTAGCGGGCACCATCTCGAGCGTGGGCTACCTGGTAGGGGTCGAGACTACCGCCCCCAGCACGGGAGCTACGCTGAGTACGCCCTCGATTCGCCTGGTGGAGGCCGGGAGCCTGCGCGTTCAGGCCCGCCTATCCGAGGCCGATGTCCCCTGGGTGCGCCCCGGCCAGCCGGTGCGCCTCGAGCTCGACGCTGCACCCGGCCAGCCCCTGGTGGGCAAGGTGGATCGCCTGGGGGTGCAGGCTGAGGTGGCCGGTAGCGGGGGGAGCGCGGTGTTGCCGGTTTTCATTCGCTTTCTGGACGAGAAGGCCGAGGCGCTGGCCCGGCCCGGCCTGACCGTCACCGCCCGCATCACCACCCTACGCCTGCCCAGCGCGCTCAAGGTACCCCTGGAAACCCTGGTAGAGGACGGAGGCAAAACCTTTGTCTGGCAGGTGGACGAAACCACCCGCACGGTTCGTAAGCAGCCCATCGTTGTTCGGGCCCGCAACCTCACCCATGCGGCTGTAGAGGGGCTGGCCCCGGGCAGTATCCTGGTCTCTTTGCCGCCCGATACCCTAAAGGAGGGCCAGAAGGTGAGCTACCGCCTGCCGGGGCAGGAGGCCCGTCCATGA
- a CDS encoding ABC transporter ATP-binding protein yields MTPVVQMQGVTKVYRSGSRARTVEVHALQGIDLTIYAGEYVALMGPSGSGKSTLMHIIGLLDSPTEGEYRLGGEPVRGLGEAQLARIRNQRVGFVFQAFFLLPRLTALHNVALPLVYRGVPLAERLKRAKAALEAVGLGDRLDHLPSELSGGQKQRVAIARALVQEPDLLLADEPTGNLDSKSSEEILELFDALHQQGKTLVVVTHEPDVGARAERIVRLRDGKIADGGMA; encoded by the coding sequence ATGACCCCAGTGGTGCAGATGCAGGGCGTGACCAAGGTCTACCGCTCGGGCTCCAGAGCCCGCACGGTGGAGGTGCACGCCCTGCAGGGCATCGACCTGACCATATATGCGGGCGAGTACGTGGCGCTGATGGGGCCTTCGGGTTCGGGCAAGTCTACCCTGATGCACATCATCGGCCTGCTCGACTCGCCCACCGAGGGCGAGTACCGCTTAGGGGGCGAGCCGGTACGGGGGCTGGGCGAAGCGCAACTCGCACGCATCCGAAATCAGCGGGTGGGGTTTGTGTTTCAGGCGTTCTTCCTGTTGCCGCGCCTCACCGCCTTGCATAATGTGGCCCTGCCCCTGGTCTACCGGGGTGTGCCGCTTGCCGAGCGGCTCAAACGCGCGAAGGCGGCGCTGGAGGCAGTCGGCCTGGGCGACCGCCTCGACCACCTGCCCTCCGAGCTTTCGGGCGGGCAAAAACAACGGGTAGCCATCGCTCGAGCCCTGGTGCAGGAGCCCGACCTGCTGCTAGCCGACGAGCCGACCGGCAACCTGGACTCGAAATCGTCAGAAGAAATTCTGGAGCTCTTTGATGCACTGCACCAGCAAGGCAAGACCCTGGTAGTAGTGACCCATGAACCCGATGTGGGGGCCCGGGCCGAGCGCATTGTGCGCTTGCGCGACGGCAAAATAGCCGACGGAGGCATGGCATGA
- a CDS encoding ABC transporter permease, protein MNPARNTPQNPPQTRPSSMNPLENFRMAFESLWGNKLRSFLALLGIVIGVFAVTAMISLGQMATAGITQDLEAVAGRSIFVQPNFNEGQDFSSAPIREEDLQALQALPVTVIPQLFTSIQYESKPGERRSMQLQGTPGDLPKLDPTNKVAKGRYFTEAEARGGLAVAVLSDRAAKDLFPGREAVGQIARLYYPGGARLELTVVGVLEPPSGIFGGFGSTATVYAPIPLIWNTSPTARRGEYAFVILPLKKGADAQQVTRQVQRIFESRYGKGKYQVQSTESFQGTLRSITLILQALLGAIAGLSLLVGGIGIMNIMLVSVTERTREIGLRKALGATSGQIRQQFLIEAVVLTLVGGVLGVVLAAGLLLLITATVPFFKVYILSPTTVFLALAVSALVGLFFGVWPAARAAALDPIEALRYE, encoded by the coding sequence ATGAACCCCGCTCGGAACACCCCGCAGAACCCACCCCAGACAAGGCCCTCGAGCATGAACCCGCTCGAGAACTTCCGTATGGCCTTCGAGTCGCTGTGGGGCAACAAGCTCCGCAGCTTCCTGGCCTTGCTGGGCATCGTGATCGGGGTATTTGCGGTCACGGCCATGATCTCGCTGGGCCAGATGGCCACCGCAGGCATTACCCAAGACCTGGAAGCGGTGGCGGGCCGCTCCATCTTTGTTCAGCCCAACTTCAACGAAGGCCAGGATTTTAGCTCTGCACCCATCCGCGAGGAAGACCTGCAGGCCCTGCAGGCGCTGCCCGTCACGGTAATTCCCCAGCTCTTCACCAGTATTCAGTACGAGAGCAAGCCCGGCGAGCGACGCTCCATGCAACTGCAAGGCACGCCGGGAGACTTACCCAAGCTCGACCCCACCAACAAAGTCGCCAAGGGGCGCTATTTTACCGAGGCCGAGGCCCGCGGCGGCCTAGCGGTAGCAGTGCTCTCCGACCGGGCCGCCAAGGATCTGTTTCCGGGGCGCGAGGCGGTGGGACAGATTGCCCGCCTGTACTACCCCGGCGGGGCCCGCCTCGAGCTCACGGTGGTGGGGGTTTTGGAGCCACCCAGCGGCATTTTCGGGGGGTTTGGCTCCACCGCGACCGTCTATGCCCCCATCCCGCTCATCTGGAACACCTCTCCTACCGCACGCCGGGGGGAGTATGCGTTCGTCATTCTGCCCCTCAAGAAAGGGGCCGACGCCCAGCAGGTCACGCGCCAGGTACAGCGCATCTTTGAGAGCCGCTACGGCAAGGGCAAGTACCAGGTGCAGTCCACCGAGAGCTTCCAGGGCACCCTCCGCTCCATCACGCTTATTCTGCAAGCCTTACTGGGGGCCATTGCCGGGTTGTCGCTTTTGGTGGGGGGCATTGGCATCATGAACATCATGCTGGTCTCGGTGACCGAACGCACCCGCGAAATTGGCCTGCGGAAAGCCCTGGGGGCTACCTCGGGCCAGATTCGCCAACAGTTCTTGATCGAGGCGGTGGTGCTGACGCTGGTAGGGGGGGTGCTGGGGGTGGTGCTGGCGGCAGGGCTGCTGCTCCTGATTACGGCCACCGTACCCTTCTTCAAGGTGTACATTCTGAGCCCCACCACGGTTTTTCTGGCCCTGGCGGTGAGTGCCCTGGTGGGCTTGTTCTTTGGGGTCTGGCCCGCCGCCAGAGCGGCTGCGCTTGACCCCATCGAGGCCTTGCGCTACGAATGA
- a CDS encoding carbohydrate kinase family protein — protein MANPKPLVALGDLTWDVLAKPNTLLLPGGDTTGRVLLMGGGSAANVAVWAARVGYPAGFIGEVGRDRFGEFAVQELAAEGVELHIIWNSNTPTGVILVLIDAAGQRSMLTSQGADFDLRPEEVPVEVIRQAGHLHVTAWSLFTDPPRQAALKAVQVAREAGLTISFDPASFQMIREIGREEFRRMTRDLSLDFVFPNLDEGQALTGAREPREILEILQHLYPEAMILLKLAADGALILDRGNLIELQATRDQPVDATGAGDSFGGAFLGHYLRSKDARAAGQLAVQVAGWVIGRFGARPPMDAEIKRRIEQFGFVPT, from the coding sequence ATGGCGAACCCCAAACCCCTTGTGGCCCTTGGCGACCTTACCTGGGATGTACTGGCCAAACCCAATACCCTGCTCCTGCCCGGCGGCGACACCACCGGACGGGTGTTGCTCATGGGGGGCGGGAGCGCGGCCAATGTGGCGGTATGGGCGGCGCGGGTAGGCTATCCGGCAGGGTTCATAGGGGAAGTAGGGCGCGACCGTTTTGGCGAGTTTGCCGTACAGGAGCTGGCTGCCGAGGGCGTCGAGCTGCACATCATCTGGAACAGCAACACCCCCACCGGGGTGATTCTGGTCTTGATTGATGCCGCGGGGCAGCGTTCCATGCTCACCTCCCAGGGGGCCGACTTCGACCTGCGCCCCGAGGAGGTGCCAGTTGAGGTCATCCGACAGGCCGGGCACCTACACGTGACGGCCTGGTCGCTTTTTACCGACCCCCCCCGGCAAGCTGCTTTAAAGGCCGTGCAGGTGGCGCGGGAAGCGGGTCTCACCATCTCGTTTGACCCCGCCTCCTTTCAGATGATCCGGGAGATCGGGCGCGAGGAGTTCCGCCGTATGACCCGCGATCTCTCACTGGATTTTGTGTTTCCCAACCTCGACGAAGGGCAGGCCCTGACTGGCGCAAGGGAGCCCAGAGAGATCCTCGAGATTCTGCAGCATCTTTACCCCGAGGCCATGATCCTGCTCAAGCTGGCTGCTGACGGCGCCCTGATTCTCGACCGGGGCAACCTGATCGAGCTTCAGGCTACGCGCGACCAGCCGGTAGATGCCACCGGCGCCGGCGATTCGTTTGGGGGGGCTTTCCTGGGGCATTACCTGCGCTCCAAAGACGCCCGGGCCGCAGGCCAACTAGCGGTGCAAGTAGCGGGCTGGGTGATTGGGCGCTTTGGGGCCCGCCCGCCCATGGATGCGGAGATTAAGCGGCGCATCGAACAGTTTGGTTTTGTCCCGACGTGA
- a CDS encoding NAD(P)/FAD-dependent oxidoreductase: protein MKQILVLGGGTGGTLVANLLAKKLKDEAKITLVSASSRHLYQPGWLYVPFGWQDPRGLSRSLKSLLNKRVQLEIGRVSHLDPHAQSVTLESGHTLHYDYLVVATGSRVTPEDVPGLAEGAHHFYTEEAAWKLHAALEEFNGGKIVVGVGGLPHKCPVAPLEFTFLLDEYLTRKGIRQQTEITYTYPINRVFSIESVAEMAEPLLKERGINIETFFNLESVDPEKKLAISMEGSELPYDLLVMIPPHRGAKFLEGSPIADAQGWVYTDRHTLQVKDFPNIYALGDTTNLPISKAGSTAHFEAPVIAEHIAAAIQGRPVDPKHATYNGKVTCFLEAGYEKASILAFDYDTPPKPPTPSWLYHYEKMAFNKAYWYLVPTGVI, encoded by the coding sequence ATGAAACAAATCCTGGTACTAGGCGGAGGAACGGGTGGAACGCTGGTTGCCAACCTGCTCGCCAAGAAACTTAAAGACGAAGCCAAAATCACCCTGGTGAGCGCCTCGAGCCGCCACCTCTACCAGCCCGGCTGGCTGTACGTGCCCTTTGGCTGGCAAGACCCCCGGGGGCTTTCCCGCAGCCTCAAGTCGCTGCTGAACAAACGGGTGCAGCTCGAGATCGGCAGGGTTAGCCACCTCGACCCTCACGCCCAGTCGGTAACCCTGGAGAGCGGCCACACCCTGCACTACGACTACCTGGTAGTCGCTACCGGCTCGCGCGTAACCCCCGAGGACGTACCGGGGCTGGCTGAGGGGGCTCACCATTTCTACACCGAGGAGGCCGCCTGGAAGCTGCACGCTGCCCTCGAAGAGTTCAACGGAGGGAAAATTGTGGTGGGGGTGGGTGGTTTGCCGCACAAGTGCCCGGTGGCCCCCTTAGAGTTCACTTTCTTGCTCGACGAATACCTGACCCGCAAAGGTATCCGGCAACAGACCGAGATTACCTACACCTACCCCATCAACCGGGTCTTCTCCATCGAGAGCGTGGCCGAGATGGCCGAACCTCTCCTAAAAGAGCGCGGCATCAACATCGAGACCTTTTTCAACCTCGAGTCGGTAGACCCCGAAAAAAAGCTGGCCATCAGCATGGAGGGCAGCGAGCTGCCCTACGACCTATTGGTCATGATTCCACCCCACCGGGGGGCTAAGTTCCTCGAGGGCTCACCCATCGCCGATGCGCAGGGTTGGGTCTACACCGACCGCCACACCCTCCAGGTCAAGGATTTTCCCAACATCTACGCCCTGGGTGACACCACCAACCTGCCCATCTCCAAAGCCGGTTCCACCGCTCACTTCGAAGCGCCGGTGATTGCCGAGCACATCGCCGCCGCAATTCAGGGCCGCCCGGTTGACCCCAAGCATGCTACCTACAACGGCAAGGTGACCTGTTTCCTCGAGGCCGGGTACGAAAAAGCCAGCATCCTGGCCTTCGACTACGACACTCCGCCCAAACCACCCACCCCGAGTTGGCTCTATCACTACGAAAAAATGGCCTTCAACAAGGCTTACTGGTACCTGGTGCCAACGGGCGTGATCTGA
- a CDS encoding sulfurtransferase TusA family protein — protein sequence MVSPVQITKEIDARGSFCPGPLMELIRNIKTAQVGDVIAVLSGDPGSVKDIPAWVEKAKHEFLGIEDVEGEVKRFIVRKAH from the coding sequence ATGGTTAGCCCAGTCCAAATCACCAAAGAGATCGATGCCCGCGGCAGCTTCTGCCCTGGCCCGCTCATGGAGCTGATCCGCAACATCAAAACTGCCCAGGTCGGCGACGTAATTGCCGTGCTTTCGGGCGACCCTGGCTCGGTTAAGGACATTCCGGCCTGGGTTGAAAAAGCCAAGCACGAGTTCCTGGGCATCGAGGACGTGGAGGGCGAGGTCAAGCGGTTTATCGTTCGCAAGGCCCACTGA
- a CDS encoding DsrE/DsrF/DrsH-like family protein produces the protein MSDKMAIILESGTTDKLMAASILTAGAAAMGKDVTVFLTFGGLMAFKKGYEQAPMVMPNEFKGMEDMLSQAMRAKNIPHWMKNFQDAKEVGNVHVYACSATLDMFDLKKDDLEPIVEDVVGVAYFMQQAEGAQTLFI, from the coding sequence ATGTCCGACAAAATGGCAATCATCCTCGAAAGCGGCACCACCGACAAGCTGATGGCGGCCTCGATTCTAACGGCAGGTGCAGCGGCTATGGGCAAGGATGTGACGGTGTTTCTCACCTTTGGGGGGCTGATGGCCTTCAAAAAGGGCTACGAACAAGCTCCCATGGTGATGCCCAACGAGTTTAAGGGCATGGAAGACATGCTGAGCCAGGCCATGCGGGCCAAGAACATCCCCCACTGGATGAAAAACTTCCAGGACGCCAAGGAAGTCGGCAATGTGCATGTGTACGCCTGTAGCGCCACCCTGGACATGTTCGACCTCAAAAAAGACGACCTCGAGCCCATCGTAGAGGATGTGGTGGGCGTAGCCTACTTCATGCAACAAGCCGAAGGGGCTCAGACCCTGTTTATCTAA